A window of the Bombina bombina isolate aBomBom1 chromosome 3, aBomBom1.pri, whole genome shotgun sequence genome harbors these coding sequences:
- the OXGR1 gene encoding 2-oxoglutarate receptor 1, which produces MDNISDYVNNYTSTQSNSETSSNCTHSATDFLIKVYFLPAMYSIIFIIGFPGNIIAISIYIVKMRPWRTSIIILFNLAITDLLHLSSLPFLVFNYANQEHWTLGDFMCKLIRIVFHFNLYGSILFLTCFSIFRYFVIVHPMKFHSIHKRRWAVIACAAVWVIAIIEILPMVFLMTEIQDTVACVDFAVSLKMYNLRWYNAFLTSVGFALPLVVVTLCYTSINVSLANGPYTNDDYKKKARKLVIILLVVFYACFLPLHILRAIRIETRLYKVECFYEAYIHAVYIASRPIASLNTFGNLLLYVAVGGNFQQAIQSVYKCKNPSYKQQK; this is translated from the coding sequence ATGGATAACATATCAGATTATGTCAACAATTATACTTCTACGCAGAGCAACTCAGAGACTTCATCAAATTGCACACATTCTGCAACTGATTTTTTGATAAAAGTGTATTTTCTACCAGCAATGTACAGCATTATTTTCATTATTGGATTTCCAggaaatattattgcaatatccATATACATTGTAAAGATGAGACCATGGAGAACCAGCATCATAATCTTATTCAACCTTGCTATTACAGACCTCTTGCATCTGAGCAGCCTTCCTTTTTTAGTTTTTAACTATGCAAATCAGGAACATTGGACTCTGGGGGACTTTATGTGCAAACTGATCCGTATTGTCTTCCATTTCAATCTATATGGAAGTATTCTCTTCCTCACTTGCTTCAGCATCTTCCGCTATTTTGTCATTGTCCATCCAATGAAATTCCACTCGATTCACAAGAGGAGATGGGCGGTAATAGCATGTGCAGCTGTGTGGGTAATTGCAATAATAGAGATCCTGCCCATGGTTTTCCTAATGACAGAAATTCAGGATACTGTTGCTTGTGTGGACTTCGCAGTTTCCCTAAAAATGTACAACCTACGATGGTATAATGCATTTCTCACTTCTGTTGGCTTTGCATTGCCCTTGGTGGTTGTGACCCTGTGCTACACATCTATAAATGTCAGTTTGGCAAATGGACCTTATACAAATGATGACTATAAGAAAAAAGCCCGTAAACTTGTTATAATCCTCTTGGTGGTTTTTTACGCTTGTTTCTTACCACTGCATATTCTCAGAGCCATTCGAATTGAAACACGACTTTATAAAGTTGAATGTTTTTATGAGGCATATATTCATGCTGTGTATATAGCCTCTAGACCAATAGCTTCATTAAATACATTTGGAAACCTTTTACTTTATGTTGCTGTTGGTGGAAATTTCCAACAGGCCATTCAATCGGTTTATAAATGCAAAAACCCTTCTTACAAACAGCAAAAGTAA